A single genomic interval of Flavihumibacter rivuli harbors:
- the htpG gene encoding molecular chaperone HtpG encodes MQKGSIRVQTENIFPIIKKFLYSEHDIFLRELISNAVDATQKLKTLSSIGEAKGELGDLFIEVKIDAAAGTLTISDRGVGMTAEEVDKYINQVAFSGAEEFLQKYKGQNENNIIGHFGLGFYSSFMVSNKVEILTQSFKDSPAVRWECDGSPEYTLEETRKAERGTDIILHINDESKEFLEPERIREILKRFCRFLPVVIRFEGELVNNTNPVWTRKPSELTSQDYQDFYKELYPFNEPPLFWIHLNVDYPFNLTGVLYFPKIKQSYEIQKDRIQLYSNQVFVTDEVKDIVPEFLMLLHGVIDSPDIPLNVSRSYLQGDPNVKKINSHITKKVADKLEEIFNKDRKEYEGKWESLGLFVKYGMMTDDKFLEKANRFHIMQEAGNENFFTLEEYRLATESLQKNKEGKLVVLYTTDPVQQDAYIKAATDKGYRVVRMETLVDAAFINQMELKWNDVQFTRVDSDIADNLIDKQEAGGSVLSKEQEEQLKKLFEKSEEKLNVTVEVKGLSPDAPPVVATRPEFMRRMKDMAAVSGPMGSFYANMPDEVILTINGNHSVFGQILKQDEVRQQLLTKNLADLALLSQGLLKGAALTSFIQRSVEIMAGDKQATVVE; translated from the coding sequence ATGCAAAAAGGAAGTATTAGGGTCCAAACGGAAAATATCTTTCCGATCATCAAGAAGTTCCTCTACAGTGAACATGATATTTTTCTGAGGGAGTTGATCAGTAATGCAGTAGATGCTACCCAAAAACTCAAAACACTTTCCTCTATTGGCGAAGCGAAAGGAGAACTGGGCGACCTTTTCATTGAGGTTAAGATTGATGCTGCTGCCGGAACCCTGACCATTTCAGACCGGGGGGTGGGTATGACCGCTGAAGAAGTGGACAAGTATATCAACCAGGTTGCCTTTTCAGGAGCAGAAGAGTTTTTGCAAAAATACAAGGGGCAAAATGAGAATAATATCATCGGTCATTTTGGATTGGGATTCTATTCATCCTTCATGGTGAGTAACAAGGTCGAGATCCTCACACAGAGTTTCAAGGATTCCCCCGCCGTTCGCTGGGAGTGCGATGGCAGTCCGGAATACACCCTGGAAGAGACCCGGAAAGCGGAAAGGGGAACCGATATCATCCTTCATATCAATGATGAAAGCAAGGAGTTCCTCGAGCCGGAAAGGATCAGGGAAATCCTGAAGCGTTTCTGCAGGTTCCTGCCCGTGGTGATCAGGTTCGAAGGTGAACTGGTAAACAATACCAACCCTGTTTGGACCAGGAAGCCTTCTGAATTGACCAGCCAGGATTACCAGGATTTTTACAAGGAACTGTATCCATTTAATGAACCACCCTTGTTCTGGATCCACCTGAATGTTGACTATCCGTTCAACCTTACCGGTGTATTGTACTTCCCCAAGATCAAGCAGTCTTACGAGATCCAGAAGGATAGGATCCAGCTATACAGTAACCAGGTTTTTGTTACGGATGAAGTGAAGGATATCGTACCGGAATTCCTGATGTTGTTGCATGGGGTGATCGATAGCCCTGATATTCCGCTTAACGTTAGCCGTAGCTATTTACAGGGTGACCCGAATGTGAAAAAGATCAATAGCCATATTACAAAGAAGGTCGCTGATAAACTCGAAGAGATTTTCAATAAGGACAGGAAAGAATATGAAGGAAAATGGGAGAGCCTGGGCTTGTTTGTGAAGTATGGCATGATGACAGATGACAAGTTCCTGGAGAAGGCCAACCGCTTCCATATTATGCAGGAAGCCGGAAATGAGAACTTTTTTACACTGGAGGAGTACAGGCTGGCGACAGAATCACTGCAAAAGAACAAGGAGGGAAAGTTGGTGGTGCTCTATACCACAGATCCCGTTCAACAGGATGCCTACATAAAGGCAGCAACAGATAAGGGATACAGGGTGGTAAGGATGGAGACGCTGGTGGATGCAGCCTTTATCAACCAGATGGAGTTGAAATGGAATGATGTACAATTTACCAGGGTGGATAGTGATATAGCCGACAACCTGATCGATAAACAGGAAGCAGGCGGCTCAGTATTGAGCAAGGAGCAAGAGGAGCAATTGAAGAAGCTGTTTGAAAAGAGCGAAGAAAAACTGAATGTTACAGTGGAGGTGAAAGGACTGAGCCCTGATGCCCCACCTGTAGTGGCAACACGCCCTGAGTTCATGAGAAGGATGAAGGATATGGCAGCCGTGAGTGGTCCCATGGGAAGTTTTTACGCCAACATGCCCGATGAAGTTATCCTCACTATTAATGGCAACCACAGCGTATTCGGGCAGATCCTTAAACAGGATGAAGTTCGCCAGCAGTTGCTGACCAAAAATCTTGCAGATCTTGCACTGCTTTCACAAGGCTTGTTGAAGGGAGCGGCATTGACCAGCTTTATTCAGCGGAGTGTGGAAATTATGGCTGGGGATAAGCAGGCGACAGTTGTTGAATAA
- the recJ gene encoding single-stranded-DNA-specific exonuclease RecJ, translating to MEKRWKLLSADGNEVTALQDALKVNAAICKILVQRGIRTFDSAKSYFNPSLGELHSPWLMKDMEKAVDRIIAAMASKERIMVFGDYDVDGTTAVASMFQFLSRIYISELVSFYIPHRYKEGYGVSRAGIDHASENNVTLIISLDCGIKSVELIRYAASLGIEFIVCDHHLPDEELPPAVAILNPKQPECPYPYKELCGAGVGFKLINALSERLALDKENYLCFLDLVATAIAADIVPITGENRLLAYFGIKKVNENPSPGIKALIEQSEIKVKQLTINSLVFVIAPRVNAAGRMDDASLAVKLFIENEPRKAMELAKVLHSHNDDRKEADFSITEEALDLIRSSKEMEGRKSTVVYQPHWHKGVVGIVASRLIDQYYRPTVVLTRSGEIVAGSARSVPGFNLYEAIHACREHLLGYGGHFAAAGMTLHPDNVDAFSLKFEEVVAATIAPHQLIPELVIDAEVEFRHLRPGFYNIIKRMEPFGPDNARPVFLAKGVRDTGRSKVVKDLHIKFSLKQGDAYASGIGFGLAGKFHLLESGKPVDIVFTLEENEWNNTTQYQIKVIDLRSSE from the coding sequence ATGGAGAAGCGATGGAAGTTGTTGAGTGCTGATGGGAATGAGGTGACCGCACTCCAGGATGCCTTGAAGGTCAATGCCGCGATCTGCAAGATCCTTGTCCAGCGAGGGATAAGGACCTTCGACTCGGCGAAATCCTATTTCAACCCCTCTCTTGGGGAACTCCATTCCCCCTGGCTGATGAAGGATATGGAAAAAGCCGTAGACCGGATCATTGCTGCCATGGCATCGAAGGAAAGGATCATGGTCTTCGGTGATTATGATGTGGATGGCACAACGGCAGTAGCTTCCATGTTCCAGTTCCTTTCCAGGATCTATATTTCCGAACTGGTCAGCTTTTATATCCCACACCGTTATAAGGAAGGTTATGGGGTTTCCAGGGCCGGCATCGACCACGCCTCGGAAAATAATGTCACGTTGATTATTTCCCTTGACTGCGGCATCAAATCTGTAGAACTGATACGCTATGCGGCCTCGCTGGGTATCGAATTCATCGTTTGTGACCACCACCTGCCTGACGAGGAACTGCCCCCGGCGGTAGCTATCCTCAACCCCAAACAACCGGAATGTCCCTATCCGTATAAAGAACTTTGTGGTGCCGGGGTCGGCTTCAAGCTGATCAATGCCCTTAGTGAGAGATTAGCCCTGGATAAGGAAAACTATTTGTGCTTCCTGGACCTGGTGGCAACAGCCATTGCTGCAGACATAGTACCCATCACCGGGGAAAACCGGCTTCTCGCCTATTTTGGTATCAAGAAGGTCAATGAAAATCCCTCACCCGGGATCAAGGCCCTTATTGAGCAAAGCGAGATCAAGGTCAAACAGCTTACCATCAACAGCCTTGTTTTCGTGATCGCCCCCAGGGTGAATGCTGCCGGCAGGATGGATGACGCCTCGCTGGCTGTAAAGCTCTTCATTGAAAATGAGCCCAGGAAAGCGATGGAACTAGCCAAAGTGCTCCATTCCCATAATGACGATAGGAAAGAGGCAGACTTTAGCATTACCGAAGAAGCCCTGGACCTTATCAGGAGTTCAAAGGAAATGGAAGGCCGGAAATCAACCGTGGTTTACCAACCTCATTGGCACAAGGGGGTGGTGGGAATTGTCGCCTCCAGGTTGATCGACCAATATTACAGGCCCACGGTGGTCCTGACAAGAAGCGGGGAAATCGTTGCCGGAAGTGCGAGAAGTGTCCCTGGCTTTAACCTTTATGAGGCCATCCATGCCTGCAGGGAACACCTGTTAGGCTATGGCGGTCATTTTGCTGCGGCAGGAATGACATTGCATCCCGATAATGTTGACGCATTCAGTCTGAAATTCGAAGAGGTGGTGGCTGCCACCATTGCCCCCCACCAACTGATACCAGAGCTTGTGATAGATGCAGAAGTGGAATTCAGGCACCTTAGGCCTGGTTTTTACAATATCATCAAAAGGATGGAACCCTTTGGACCCGACAACGCCAGGCCTGTATTTCTTGCAAAAGGGGTTAGGGATACCGGCAGGTCCAAGGTCGTGAAAGACCTGCATATCAAGTTCAGCCTGAAGCAGGGAGATGCGTATGCCAGCGGCATTGGTTTTGGGCTGGCCGGTAAATTCCATTTGCTTGAATCAGGAAAGCCGGTCGACATTGTTTTTACCCTTGAAGAAAATGAATGGAACAACACAACACAGTACCAAATAAAGGTGATCGACCTACGTTCTTCCGAATAA
- a CDS encoding DNA-directed RNA polymerase subunit omega gives MSKLRRQLSSNTSNVAEAKNLADIKSRTGNLYESIAVIAKRANQINVALKEELHNKLEEFATHTDSLEEIHENKEQIEISRAYERMPNPALLATQEFMEEKVYYRRNEDNLFS, from the coding sequence ATGAGCAAGTTAAGACGTCAGCTTAGTTCTAATACCAGCAATGTAGCGGAGGCAAAAAACCTTGCTGACATCAAATCAAGAACGGGAAACCTCTATGAATCCATAGCGGTTATTGCTAAAAGGGCAAACCAGATCAATGTGGCCTTGAAAGAGGAGCTGCACAACAAACTGGAAGAGTTTGCGACCCATACCGATAGCCTGGAAGAGATCCATGAGAACAAGGAGCAGATCGAGATATCCAGGGCTTATGAGCGCATGCCTAACCCTGCTTTATTGGCTACCCAGGAGTTCATGGAAGAGAAGGTTTATTATCGCAGGAACGAAGACAACCTGTTTAGCTAA
- a CDS encoding OmpA family protein, translated as MASKKNAVLFGLLCLFSSAGFAQIGASYDVTDSSLIPRKRLPQHNEFMNNTYPFPAKPRNQWEVGLKVGAFSISGDVPAVFPTAGFGFNVRKALGYVFSLRMEYVYGMAKGLHWSSSGNYGKNSAWVDNGYVPARRLSTGQLLPVQDEIYYNYKTNVQDLQIQGLVSLNNILFHKAQPKTNLYALVGIGGMIYDTKVNALNGDEKYDFSTINGNVYSDRKDTKKQLRDLLDDSYETDGEKHEEQKAELFGKTFRPVYSVGLGFSYRLGQRISLSLEDRFTITKDDLLDGQRWQEAPAGDAVLTRDYDTYNFLSLGVNYAFGKNRTAPLYWMNPLDYAYNELNAPKHMKMPKPVLDDADGDGVTDQFDLEPNTPQGAPVDSHGVSKDTDGDGVPDFKDKELITPTQCQPVDADGVGKCPEPECCKNIAANMVAKPQCAIGDLPSISFTGRSVSLSADAKAVLASVAEKLRNNPTCKVSVIGYGESSKSAQQLSWDRVNAVINYLIEKEGISADRFIFKYGEGGGDTNTVDLRDATGEEGPNAVPAPHPNLRKKG; from the coding sequence ATGGCAAGCAAAAAAAACGCAGTTCTTTTTGGTTTACTGTGCTTGTTTTCGTCGGCTGGCTTCGCCCAAATCGGTGCCAGTTATGATGTAACAGATTCTTCCCTCATTCCACGGAAAAGACTTCCTCAGCACAATGAGTTCATGAATAATACCTACCCGTTCCCAGCTAAACCACGTAACCAGTGGGAAGTGGGTCTGAAAGTGGGGGCTTTTTCTATAAGTGGTGATGTGCCTGCCGTATTCCCAACTGCAGGGTTTGGTTTCAATGTCCGCAAGGCATTGGGCTATGTTTTCTCCCTCAGGATGGAATATGTTTATGGTATGGCCAAAGGCTTGCACTGGTCTTCTTCCGGTAATTACGGAAAGAACTCAGCCTGGGTAGATAACGGCTATGTACCAGCCAGGAGGCTTTCAACCGGACAGCTCCTCCCTGTGCAAGATGAGATTTATTATAACTACAAAACAAACGTACAAGACCTTCAGATTCAAGGTTTAGTAAGTCTTAATAATATCCTTTTCCACAAGGCCCAGCCCAAAACCAACCTGTATGCATTGGTAGGTATTGGTGGTATGATCTACGATACCAAGGTAAATGCCTTGAACGGGGATGAAAAGTATGACTTCAGTACCATTAACGGTAACGTATACAGCGATCGTAAAGACACCAAAAAGCAATTGAGGGATCTTTTGGATGACAGCTATGAAACTGATGGCGAGAAGCATGAAGAGCAAAAGGCTGAATTGTTTGGAAAGACCTTCAGGCCGGTTTATTCAGTTGGTCTTGGTTTCTCTTACCGTTTAGGTCAGCGCATCAGTCTCTCACTTGAAGATAGGTTCACCATTACAAAAGATGACCTCCTTGATGGCCAGCGCTGGCAGGAAGCTCCTGCGGGAGATGCCGTGTTGACCAGGGATTATGATACCTATAACTTCCTGAGCCTGGGTGTTAACTATGCTTTTGGAAAGAACAGGACAGCACCCCTTTATTGGATGAATCCCCTGGATTACGCCTACAACGAGCTGAACGCCCCCAAGCATATGAAGATGCCTAAGCCTGTATTGGATGATGCTGATGGTGATGGTGTAACTGACCAATTTGACCTGGAACCCAATACTCCACAAGGAGCACCTGTTGACAGCCATGGCGTAAGCAAGGATACTGATGGTGACGGCGTACCTGACTTCAAGGATAAGGAACTCATCACCCCAACCCAGTGCCAGCCTGTTGATGCTGATGGTGTAGGTAAGTGTCCTGAGCCAGAATGCTGTAAGAATATCGCCGCTAATATGGTGGCTAAGCCCCAGTGCGCTATCGGCGACCTGCCAAGCATCAGCTTTACCGGTCGTTCCGTTTCACTGAGTGCCGATGCTAAGGCTGTCCTGGCAAGTGTTGCTGAGAAGCTGCGCAACAACCCAACTTGTAAGGTATCTGTAATCGGTTACGGTGAATCCAGCAAGTCTGCACAGCAGCTTAGCTGGGATCGCGTAAACGCCGTGATCAACTACCTGATCGAGAAAGAAGGTATCAGCGCTGACCGCTTCATCTTCAAGTATGGCGAAGGTGGTGGAGACACCAATACAGTTGACCTCCGTGATGCTACAGGTGAAGAAGGACCCAATGCGGTTCCAGCGCCTCACCCGAACCTTCGCAAAAAGGGATAA
- the rpsF gene encoding 30S ribosomal protein S6 produces the protein MNNYELMVIFTPVLSEEDFKAAQKKYSDLLTENGGELVYSNPWGLKSLAYPIQKKTTGIYWVMEYKAPSDFNEKLKIQLLRDESVLRHMFTVLDKYAVEYNAKKRSGVPTGTEKVEG, from the coding sequence ATGAACAATTACGAATTGATGGTGATTTTTACCCCTGTTCTGAGCGAAGAAGACTTCAAAGCTGCTCAGAAGAAGTACTCCGATTTGCTGACCGAGAACGGCGGTGAACTGGTTTACTCCAATCCCTGGGGACTGAAATCACTGGCGTATCCCATCCAGAAGAAGACCACTGGTATCTACTGGGTGATGGAATACAAAGCGCCATCCGACTTCAATGAGAAGCTGAAAATTCAGCTGTTGCGTGACGAATCAGTACTTCGTCACATGTTCACTGTGCTCGACAAATACGCCGTTGAGTACAATGCAAAAAAGAGAAGTGGCGTACCTACAGGAACTGAAAAAGTGGAGGGTTAA
- a CDS encoding DUF4835 family protein, with translation MRKALFLLLILTCAQSSGFSQEIQAKVAVMANQVSTKIDRKVFNTLQSALNNFLNNRKWTRDAYQAQEKISCNFLLTISEAAEGNIYKATLTVQAGRPVYNSSYLSPLINFLDDNVTFRYVEFQQLDFNENRVSGSDPFVSNLTAVLAYYVYIILGLDGDSFALRGGDPWFVKAQNIVNNSPDSRDLLGWKAFDGQRNRYWLMENLTSSRYTLVHDAIYSYFRQGLDQFYENEAEARKSVLVALQQLNTLNSEIPNTMVIPFFFQGRTMELVKIFRKAPPEERSQASEILARLDITNANTYKQELK, from the coding sequence ATGCGTAAAGCCTTATTCCTTCTCCTTATTTTGACTTGTGCCCAATCCAGTGGCTTCTCCCAGGAGATCCAGGCGAAAGTGGCCGTGATGGCCAACCAGGTCAGCACCAAGATAGATCGGAAGGTTTTCAATACCCTTCAGTCTGCCTTGAATAATTTCCTGAATAACAGGAAGTGGACCAGGGATGCCTACCAGGCGCAGGAAAAAATATCCTGTAATTTCCTGCTTACCATCAGTGAAGCTGCTGAAGGGAATATTTATAAAGCCACCCTCACAGTTCAGGCTGGCCGACCGGTTTACAACAGTTCTTACCTGAGTCCTCTGATCAATTTCCTGGATGATAATGTGACCTTCCGTTATGTTGAGTTCCAGCAGCTGGATTTTAACGAGAACAGGGTTTCCGGCAGTGATCCCTTTGTGTCCAATCTAACCGCAGTACTTGCGTATTATGTTTATATCATCCTGGGCTTGGATGGTGATTCCTTTGCCCTGAGGGGAGGGGATCCCTGGTTTGTAAAAGCCCAAAACATAGTGAATAACTCGCCTGATAGCCGGGACTTGCTGGGGTGGAAAGCATTTGATGGGCAGCGTAACCGTTATTGGTTGATGGAGAACCTTACCAGCAGCAGGTATACCCTGGTACATGATGCCATATATAGTTATTTCAGGCAGGGACTTGACCAGTTTTACGAGAATGAGGCAGAGGCACGGAAATCTGTTTTGGTGGCTTTGCAGCAACTGAATACCCTGAATAGTGAGATCCCTAATACCATGGTGATCCCATTCTTTTTCCAGGGCCGTACGATGGAACTGGTGAAGATATTTAGGAAGGCTCCGCCTGAGGAAAGGTCACAGGCTTCCGAGATCCTCGCCAGGCTCGATATTACTAATGCCAATACCTACAAACAAGAATTGAAATGA
- a CDS encoding outer membrane protein assembly factor BamD, which produces MRFIGVILLVVVFGTGCSNFAKVQKSTDYDYKLKMADQYYAKKKYNYAQQLYEELFPLLKGSDKFEDVYYKYAYCAYNQKDYLNAENLFKGFVEVFPTSKRAEEMEYMRAYTYYRQSPKVELDQTNTSKTIGFMQTFINTHPGSEKNKEASDIIDKCRAKLEAKEAMSAELYYNLRQYKASAIAYTNLLNNFPDSEKSDEYKLKVVRSYFEYASLSVDEKKEERFEKVIEECNEFIDRFPESKLRKDAERFLNLSQNNIKALKNEQVKTSA; this is translated from the coding sequence ATGAGATTTATCGGAGTAATTTTATTGGTCGTAGTTTTTGGTACAGGCTGTTCCAACTTTGCCAAGGTGCAAAAAAGCACCGATTATGACTATAAGTTGAAAATGGCTGACCAGTATTATGCCAAGAAGAAGTACAATTACGCACAGCAATTGTATGAAGAGCTTTTCCCGCTACTGAAGGGGTCTGATAAGTTTGAGGATGTTTATTACAAATATGCATACTGTGCCTATAACCAAAAGGATTACCTGAATGCCGAGAATCTTTTTAAAGGCTTCGTTGAGGTATTCCCCACCAGTAAGCGCGCCGAAGAGATGGAATATATGAGGGCCTATACCTATTACAGGCAGTCCCCCAAGGTGGAGCTTGACCAAACCAATACCTCAAAGACTATTGGTTTCATGCAAACCTTCATTAATACCCATCCCGGCTCTGAAAAGAACAAGGAAGCATCCGACATCATCGATAAGTGCAGGGCCAAGTTGGAGGCAAAGGAGGCCATGAGTGCTGAGTTGTATTACAACCTCCGTCAATATAAGGCATCAGCAATCGCTTATACCAACCTGTTGAACAACTTTCCGGATTCTGAGAAAAGTGACGAATACAAATTGAAAGTCGTTCGTTCTTATTTCGAATATGCCAGCCTTAGTGTTGACGAGAAAAAGGAAGAGCGTTTTGAAAAAGTGATCGAGGAGTGTAATGAGTTTATCGACCGGTTCCCGGAAAGTAAACTTAGAAAAGATGCAGAAAGATTCTTAAATTTATCCCAGAACAATATTAAAGCCTTAAAAAATGAGCAAGTTAAGACGTCAGCTTAG
- a CDS encoding DUF4296 domain-containing protein — protein sequence MMRMAMAGIMLIMMFSCKDGDGKDLPEGIMGQEEIVPIIYDLMLADEYHNEILVKDSSLPAGGRLKKYEQVFLLHKTNYEAFSTSYKYYLSRPDLLKPVFDSVESYAGKVRARIYNSAKKTAP from the coding sequence ATGATGCGAATGGCAATGGCAGGCATTATGTTGATCATGATGTTTTCCTGCAAGGATGGGGATGGAAAGGATTTGCCCGAAGGAATCATGGGGCAGGAAGAAATCGTTCCCATAATTTATGACCTGATGCTTGCGGATGAATACCATAATGAGATCTTGGTAAAGGATTCATCACTTCCTGCAGGAGGCCGGTTGAAAAAGTATGAGCAGGTTTTCCTGTTGCATAAAACCAATTACGAAGCGTTTTCGACCAGTTACAAATACTATTTGTCCAGGCCTGACCTTTTGAAGCCTGTCTTTGATTCTGTAGAAAGTTATGCTGGAAAGGTTAGGGCAAGGATCTATAATTCGGCGAAAAAAACTGCGCCATAG
- a CDS encoding polyprenyl synthetase family protein, whose amino-acid sequence MKLSQSLIAEELAIFEVRFKDAVKSQVSMLDRITRFIVKRKGKQIRPMFVLLTARLCGGITDSTYRAASLVELLHTASLVHDDVVDESMERRGFFSTYALWKAKISVLLGDYLLAKGLLLSLDNHEFRILQILTDAVRRMSEGELLQIEKSRTLNLEEKVYYEIISNKTASLLASACSAGAYSAAGNEEHASLMRQFGEKVGIAFQIKDDLFDYGSENVGKPTGNDIKEKKLTLPLIYTLNNTDKATRRKLIYTIKNNNNDPVKVKEVIDAVVAAGGISYATEAMFRYRDEALAILHQFPETDTRMALEELVRFTTDRKY is encoded by the coding sequence ATGAAGTTATCACAATCACTAATAGCCGAAGAATTGGCCATTTTTGAAGTCCGGTTCAAAGATGCAGTTAAGAGCCAGGTGAGCATGCTCGACCGGATCACCCGGTTCATCGTCAAACGCAAGGGCAAGCAGATCAGGCCCATGTTTGTGCTTTTGACGGCAAGGCTTTGCGGGGGCATTACCGACAGCACTTACAGGGCAGCCTCCCTGGTTGAACTCCTCCACACCGCCAGCCTGGTACACGATGATGTGGTGGACGAATCCATGGAAAGAAGGGGCTTTTTCTCTACCTATGCGCTTTGGAAAGCCAAGATTTCGGTATTGCTGGGGGATTATTTATTGGCCAAAGGCCTTCTTTTATCTCTTGATAACCATGAATTTAGGATTTTGCAGATCCTAACCGATGCGGTGAGGAGGATGAGTGAAGGGGAACTGCTCCAGATAGAAAAGTCCCGTACCCTGAACCTGGAAGAAAAGGTCTATTATGAGATCATCAGCAATAAAACAGCCTCATTACTGGCTTCTGCCTGCTCAGCGGGAGCTTATTCCGCCGCGGGGAATGAGGAGCACGCCAGCCTGATGAGGCAGTTCGGGGAGAAAGTAGGCATTGCCTTCCAGATCAAGGACGACCTCTTTGATTATGGGTCAGAAAATGTGGGCAAGCCAACGGGCAATGACATTAAGGAAAAGAAACTTACACTACCTTTAATTTATACCCTAAATAATACGGATAAGGCCACACGAAGGAAACTGATCTACACCATCAAAAACAACAACAATGACCCGGTGAAGGTGAAAGAGGTGATCGATGCTGTAGTGGCTGCAGGTGGTATCAGCTATGCTACTGAAGCCATGTTCAGGTACAGGGATGAAGCCCTGGCTATCTTGCACCAATTCCCGGAAACGGACACCAGGATGGCTCTGGAAGAACTGGTTAGATTTACTACAGACAGAAAATACTAA
- the coaBC gene encoding bifunctional phosphopantothenoylcysteine decarboxylase/phosphopantothenate--cysteine ligase CoaBC, with protein sequence MLKGKKILLGISGSIAAYKSILLVRMLVKAGAEVRVVMTPSAKDFVSPLTLSTLSRHPVLVDLFDEAAWANHVMLGRWADLMLIAPLSCNTLGKMANGLCDNLLLAVYLSATCPVWVAPAMDEDMWHHPTTKKNLLALEGYGNRVLPVGKGELASGLVGDGRMAEPEDILDNIEQFFSSSQEFAGKKVLITAGPTYEPLDPVRFIGNHSSGKMGIALALEMANRGAAVELVLGPGVQHLAHPGINVTRVKTAEEMYDAAVSRFKDSNVAIMAAAVADYTPVTVAEEKIKKQEEGLVIALKKTRDILKSLGELKQPGQLLVGFALETNNEEANAIEKLQKKNADMIVLNSLNDQGAGFGIDTNKVTIFDRSGNSNAYPVKSKSAVARDIVDAILNLNHA encoded by the coding sequence ATGTTGAAAGGCAAAAAGATTCTATTGGGGATATCAGGCAGCATCGCTGCATACAAATCCATCCTGCTGGTCAGGATGCTGGTTAAGGCTGGTGCAGAGGTTAGGGTTGTCATGACCCCGTCGGCAAAGGATTTTGTAAGCCCGCTTACCTTGTCTACTTTATCCAGGCATCCTGTGTTGGTAGATCTGTTTGATGAAGCGGCCTGGGCCAACCACGTCATGTTAGGACGCTGGGCCGACCTGATGCTGATCGCCCCATTGAGTTGTAATACCCTGGGCAAAATGGCTAATGGCCTATGTGACAATTTACTTCTGGCTGTTTACCTGTCCGCTACCTGCCCTGTCTGGGTAGCCCCGGCAATGGATGAGGATATGTGGCACCATCCAACTACAAAGAAGAACCTCCTCGCGCTGGAAGGTTATGGTAACAGGGTTTTGCCAGTTGGAAAGGGTGAACTGGCCAGCGGATTGGTGGGAGATGGGCGGATGGCTGAGCCTGAAGATATCCTGGACAATATTGAGCAGTTTTTTTCATCATCACAGGAGTTTGCAGGTAAAAAGGTCCTGATCACAGCAGGCCCAACCTATGAACCCCTGGATCCAGTGAGGTTCATCGGTAACCATTCTTCCGGAAAAATGGGCATCGCCCTGGCCCTCGAGATGGCCAACAGGGGCGCAGCGGTGGAATTGGTCCTGGGGCCCGGGGTACAGCATCTGGCCCATCCCGGTATCAATGTGACAAGGGTGAAGACCGCTGAAGAAATGTATGATGCAGCTGTTTCCAGGTTCAAAGACTCAAACGTTGCGATCATGGCTGCTGCGGTGGCTGATTATACGCCTGTAACGGTTGCTGAAGAGAAGATCAAGAAGCAGGAGGAAGGTCTTGTAATAGCATTAAAAAAGACCAGGGATATCCTGAAGTCTTTGGGGGAGTTGAAACAACCGGGACAGCTATTGGTAGGCTTTGCGCTGGAGACCAATAATGAAGAAGCTAACGCAATTGAAAAATTGCAAAAGAAGAATGCTGATATGATCGTCCTTAACTCCCTGAATGACCAGGGGGCAGGATTTGGAATAGATACCAACAAGGTTACTATTTTTGACAGGTCCGGTAACAGTAATGCCTATCCGGTAAAATCAAAATCGGCTGTGGCCAGGGACATCGTTGATGCTATCCTAAATCTGAATCATGCGTAA